The genomic segment CCGCCGTGACGCTGAGCGGGCCTTCGGCCGTGAGCCAGCTGGGCAGCAGGAAGTTGAGGCTGAGTCCGGCGTCCCCGCGGCACGTGGCGAGGTCGTGGGGCTGGGCCGGATCGAGGGTGATCGCGTTGACCGAGGTGATCGTGCCGGCCGGTTCCGCCGGGGAGCGGCGGACGGCGATGGCGCCCCGCACGGAGACCGCCGGGCCGGAGGTACCCCTGAGGTACAACCGGACGACGGTGGTCTTTCCCGCGATCAGGGTCACCGAGTGGTTGAGGTCCTGTACGGCTTGGGTGATTTCCGCCGCGTCCAGAACGCACTGTGACTGAGATGCCATGGCCGAACCCCCAGAGCGGGTGGTTTGTTCCCCCGGAACAGGTGATTTTCCCCCATTTGCTCCCTATGCCCACTTTAGTCGTGGGGCCCCTGTCCCGCGCGTCGGCGGACGGCCCCCCGCCGTTGCCAGAACGGCAGTTCCGGCCAGCGGGTCTCCGCCGTGTACGCCTCCGCCCGATGGCGTACGTAGGCGGTGGCGACGCCGTCGAGGAAGTCCGTGTACGAGGCCAGGACCGGGCGGGGCGGTGCGCCCGCGAGGCACAGGGCCGTGGCGAGGCCGGCGCGGGCTCCGCCGTGCAGCGCGGTGAGGATGCCCTGGGAGGAGAGCGGGTCGAAGGCCAGCGCCGCGTCACCGGCGGCGATCCAGCCCCGGCCGCCGTACGGCGTGAGGCGCAGGCCGTGGGCGGCGCTCCAGCGCGGGACCGGCGGATCGGCGAGGTCCCGGGACGTGAGGCGGGCGCCGATGTACCGGGTGCGCAGGGCCGCGCGCAGGAACCCGTCGGGGGTGCGCAGCCGGGGGTCGGCGAGGTCGGGGTCCGTCAGGTGGGCGACGATCCGGCCCACGGGAGTGAGCGTCGTGTACCACCACCCACCGGGGACCGCTTCGACGACGGTCCTGGCCTCCCGGTCCGACTCCCCCGCCGTGGACGGACGGTGACGCGGCATCAGCACATGGGCGGCCACGAGCCGGTCCTCGCGCCGACGGACCGCTCGACGCCGGGCGAGGGCGGCGCGCCGTCCCGTCGCGTCGACGGCCCAGGAGCAGCGCAGTTCCCGTGTGCTGCCCCCCTGGCGCACGAGCAGGCGCAGGCCGGGGCCGTCGTCCACGGCGTCCACGGCCCGCCCGTGGAGCGGCTCGGCGCCCGCCGCGTGGGCCGCCTCCCGCAGGAACGTGTCGAAGCGGAGGCGGTCCAGCTGCCATCCGGCTCCGTACGGGTCCTGCACCGGGCCGCGCTCGTGCAGCGCGGGCGAGCCCCAGGAGACGGACATCCCGGTGGAGCGCAGGTGGGGCGGGGCGGTGCCGTCGGGCCACAGGTTCAGGTCGCGCAGCAGTGGGGCGGCGGCCGACGGCAGGCTTTCGCCGATCTTGTGGGCTCCCGCCCCGGGCGCGGGTGGGTCGTCCACGATCGCCACGCGCCGGCCGGCCCGGGCGAGCACGAGGGCGGCCACCGCGCCGGCCGGTCCCCCGCCGGCGACGACCGCGTCGTACACCTCGTGACGCGTCACCACTGACCGCCGGGGCCGGCGGTCGCCTGCCGGGTCGTGTGCCGGGTCAGGTGGCGGCTCGGGTGGCAGGTCACGTGCCGGGTCACGTGGCAGGTCACGTGGCAGGTCACGTGCCGGGTCACATGGCAGGTCAGGTGGCAGGTCACGTGCCGGGTCATCGGTTGCCCGGGAAGCGGGCGACCTTGGCGATGTAGCCCGCCGACAGCTCCTCGTCGGGTTCCTCGGCGAGGGCGACGGCGGTCGCCAGGACGGCTTCCCGCAGCCGCTCGTCGGCGGCGAGCGGCACATGCAGGCTCAGCAGGTTGCGGCCGCGCGGCGGGGCCGGCTCGGCGGGGAAGGAGACCTCGGACTCGACGAGCATCTCGGCGGGCAGCAGGGGGTCGTCGGTGGCGCCCGGACGGCGTTCGACCAGGCCGAGCCGGCCGAAGTCCTTGACCATGGCATTGATGGTGGCCTTGTAGGGCTTGGGCAGCCAGCGGTCCCAGGGGGCCCTCCGTGCGAACGCCGCGAGCCGTTCCTCGCGCGGGCGCGTGGTGTCGACGGCGATCAGGTAGTCCTCCTCGGCGAGGACGTGGTTGGGCACGCGGGCGGGCCAGAACGTCGGCAGGTACGGGTCGTACCGGCTTTCGTACCCGGAGCGGCAGCTCGCGGTGTCCGTCTGCCAGGGCACGGCCATCCACCGGGTCAGGTGGCCGGGGCCCTGGGCGTACAGCGGCCCGTCGTACGCCAGGGCGGTCTGCGGGGTGAGCACCCTGCCGTACATGCGGTCGGGGCCCGGCGGGAGGTGGCGGATGCGGAACGGCGCGCTGTACAGCGTGGTGTGGCGCATCGGCCAGGTGATCTCGCAGCCGGGGTGGAAGGCGTCGGCGAGGCAGAAGGACAGGGCCGCGCGGTCCAGGGCGGCGGGCCGGTCGGCGAGCGGCAGCCGGTCGAGGGGCTTGGGCGTGGCGGCGGCACCGGGGGCAAGGTCGGGGACGAACTCGCCGCGGGTCCAGCGTGCCAACAGCCGTGTCTGGAGCGGGGAGAGAGCCAGGTACTGGCGGGCGGAGACGGCGGGCAGGCTCATCGCGTCGCCGTAGACGGGCGGCCAGGGTATCGGTGACGTGCCGTCCCGGTCGGGGTCCCGCATGGCCTTCGAGATCTGCCGGCGCAGTTCCTCGTGGCGTGCGCCGGGATCGGCGAGGGCGGCCAGCAGGTCGGGGTCGAGGAAGTGTTCGCGTCCGCCGTGTCCGAACAGGGTGGCCAGGCCCTGGTTGACCCATTGCAGATCGCACAGGCGGCGCAGGATGGGCAGGATGTCGTGGGTGAAGGAGACCTTCTTCGGTTCGGGGAGCGTTCCGGCCGTGACGAACGCGTCGCGGAGGAGGTCGTACAGCGTGCGCACGGACTTCAGCTCGGGCGCGTAGTTGGGCGGGCCGACCACCACCCAGGCCGGTTCGACCGGCAGTACGCGGCCGTCGACCCGGACCTCGGCGGTGACCGGGCCGTCGGAGATGTCGTCGTACCAGCCGTCGTTGTTGGCGAAGTCCTCGGCCTCCTTGAAGTCGACGGACTCGGCGACGCCCCGGCCGCCGAGGAAGATCAGCCGCCCGGCCCCGTCGGTGCGCAGCTCGCCGAGGTAGACCGGGATGCGGAGGAACCTCCCGGTGTCGAAGCGCAGTTCGGGACCGCCGGCCCGGTCGCGGCCGCGTACGGAGCGGCTGCCGGGGTCGATGACCAGCCTGCCGCGGTCCGGGCCGGCGACCAGGGGATTACGGAGCTGGCTCTCCTCCGCCCGGGCGGCCTCGGGGATGTCCAGGGCCAGCTGGAACTGGTACCAGGCGGCCTTCTTGTTGGCGACGTGCACGGTCCAGCGCACCTCGGCGTTGTCCGCGGTGAGTTCGGCCACCGGTTCCCCTGCCGCGTTGTAGCCGTAGATCCGGAACCGGGCCGCCTGCCGCTTCAGGGCGCCGGTCGCGTCCTTGTACGAGCCGGTGGGCAGCGGGGGTTCGTCCTCGGTCTCGGGGGCGAGGACGAACCCGTCGGCGCTGTCGCCGACCCGGGCGACGCCGATCGCGGGGTGGATGGCGGCCCGCACGACCCGGGTGTCGCGCCCCGGAGGCTCGGTGGACGGGGGCCGGGCGGGGCCGGGTTCGGCGGCCGGGATGCCGCCCGCGTCACGGCGCCGGTCGGCCGACGCCTTGTAGACCGTCCTGCGGGCTTCGGCGATGCTGCCGACGGGTCGGTGCTCGGCGAGGCTGTGCCAGGGGTTGAACGCCAGGTTGGCGCCGTACGCCGACTGCCCTCGGCCACGGACGTCCTGCCGGTTGAGGGTGAGCCGGGCGACGGGGACCGGGGCGCTCACGGTCTCGTCCCAGCGCACGGTCGCCCGGTCGAGCGGCATGGCCTCGGCGTCCGTGCGGAACTGCACGAGCAGGTCGAAGGCCGCGTCACCGGCGGCGAGCCGGTGCGCGAGGTCGGTCCCCAGATAGCCGGGGTTCTCCTCGGGCGGGGTGGCCGCCGGGTCGGCGGGAGCGCAACCGGCGGGCACCAGCTTGTACTTGACGAACCGCTCGGTGCTCTCGGCGCTCTCGGCGCTCTCGGTACCGAAGGCGTACGGCAGCACTCCCCAGTAGGTGGCCGTCAGCACGCTGTCCTCGGTCTTCGCCATGTCGTCGAGGATCCGCCGGGTCACCGGGTGGTCGCGCAGGTAGGACTCGTAGTCGTGGTGGACCACGCCGGCCCGGGTGAACTCGCACATGTCCCGAGCCGTGTCGACGAAGAACACGTCGTGGTTCTGCATCAGCAGGTCCTGGGTGTCGGCGTCGCGCTCGCCGTCGAGCAGCTTGGCTCCGGGCACGCCGAAGAGCTTGACGCCGACGCCGAGAGTGGTGAGCAGGTCCGGGCGGCTGGGCACGGTGTCGCTGGAGAAACGCACCCAGGCGGTCAGCCCCTCGGGCCGCTGCCGGGCGAACTCCAGGAATCCGACGCGCAGTTCGTCCGGGAGGTCGGCGCGGACGGTGAGAGTGCCGCGGGCGGTGCCGTGCGGCTTGAGGAAGACCGGCCGTTCCACGGGATCCTGCCCTCGGGCGATGCGGTCGCCCTGGGACCGGTCGACGAACATGTCCTTCAACGCGGCCCCGGGATCCGACGAGCAGTCCGGCACGGACTGGTCGTCGTTCTCGGAGGGCCCGGAGGACGAGGAAGCGGAAATGACGGCCATGGCTCGATCTCCCGCGATGTGGCGCTGCACCGGGATGCGCACCGGGACGCACAGGGCTCGTGGAGCGATGTACAGGCGCGCACCGTCCGTACAGCTCTCCATGCTGACAAACAAGCGTGCGCCGCGCGACCGAAGGGCGGGCCGGAGCCGTGCACGCGGCGGGGGGCGAGGGGCGGTCATGCGTCGGCGCCCGGGGCGAGTGCCGTCGAGTCGCACGTCACCTGGAACTCCACCAGACTGGACCGTAGGCCCGCGCCGCCGAACACCGCCGAACGCGGACGAACGCGGACGCCGCGCCGGCCCGTGCGACGCCGTCGTCCTCGTGACCGCGCGATGCGCGACCGGCGCCCCAACCGTCCACTCGTGCAACGGATTCGGGAGGTGCCTTCATGGCCACCGAACACGACAGCCGGGACCGTCTGGCAGCCGAACGCGCCGATATGCCGCTGGTACGTCTCCTGGAGGCGGCCCGCGAGCGAGGCCGGGAGGTGGCCCGGCCTCCGAGCACGACCACGCCACCCGCCCCGCGCGCGGTCACGACGATCCGGGTCGGGGAGAGCCCGCACAGTGTGGCGGTGAGCCCCGACGGGACCCGTCTCCACGTGACCGACTTCAGGGCGGACTCCGTGGTGGTCGTCGACCTCTCCCGCGAGGAGGTCGTGGACACGATCACGGTCGACGAGGGTCCGTACGGTGTGGCGGCGAGCCCGGACGGCACCCGTCTGCACGTCACGGTCCCCAACGCCCGCCTCCTGCTGAAGATCGAGCTCCCGGACGACGTCTCCGGCAGCCATTTCGGCCAGGCGCCGTACGGGGTGGCCGCCTGTGCGGACGGACAGCGCGTCTGTCTGGCGCTGGCGCTGGAGGACCGGGTGTGGGTCACCGACCAGTTCGCCATGGGCGACTTCGCGACCGTACCCGACCTCGACTTCCCGGTCGGCGTGGCGGTGAGCCCCGACCAGAAGTACCTCTACGTGACCCACTACTTCTCCGGCAAGGTGTCCGTCGTCGACCTCGACCGCACCGCGGTGGTCTCGACGATCCCCGTCGCCACCGGCCCGTACGGGGTGGCGGTGACCCACGACGGGGCCCGCCTGTACGTGGCCCACTTCCCGTACGACACCGTCTCGGTGATCGACATCGCGCGGGGCGAGGTGGTCGACACCATCCCCGTCGCTGACGGCCCGCGCGGTGTCGCGGTGAGCCCCGACGGATCCCGCCTCTACGTCACCAACTTCTTCGCCGGCACCGTGTCGGTGATCAGCTTGTAGCCGGCACGGTGCCGTGCGGGTGACGCCGCGAGACCGGGCGGTCAGTCCCGCGCGTGCGTCGGCGCGAACATCCGCAGCACCGCCGGGAGTACGACCACCGAAGGGCCGGGCGTGGCAAGGGACTTGGCCAGATCGTCCGCGAGGGTCTCGGGGCTCGTCCGCAGCCCCGGTACGCCGAACGACTCGGCCAGCGCCACATAGTCCGGCCGGGTCAGCTCCGTGCCCGTCGCCTCGCCGAACGCGTCCGTCATGTACTCACGCAGGATGCCGTACCCGCCGTCGTCGACGATCAGCCAGGTGACGTCGAGGTCGTACTGCCGGGCCGTGGCCAGCTCGGCGATCGAGTAGAGCGCGCCGCCGTCGCCGGAGACGGCGAGGACCGGGTGGGTCGGGTCGGCCACCGCCGCGCCGAGGGCCGCGGGGAAGGCGTAGCCGAGGCCGCCGGAACCCTGCGCGGAGTGCATGGTGTTCGCGCCCCGGGGATCGAACGCCGACCAGGCCCAGTACGCCAGGATCGTCATGTCCCAGAAGGAGGGCGCGCGGGGCGGGAGGGCCCGCCGGATGGACGCCAACAGGTTCTGTTCCAGGGTGAGTTGCTGCGCGTCGATGCGCTCGCGGACCTTCCCGAGAACGCCCCGCACCCGCTCCGGCGCGGACTCGTCCTCCCTCGTCTCCTCGATCGTCTCCAGCAGCGCCGTCAAGGCCAGGCGCGCGTCCGCGTGGATGCCCAGCGCCGGGTGGTTCGACTCCAGCTTCCCCAGGTCCGCCTCGATCTGGATCACCCGGCCCCGGGGCCTGAACGTGTGGTAGTTCGAGGACAGTTCACCCAGCCCCGAACCGACCACCAACAACACGTCCGCGTCCTCCAGGAAGTCCGTCGTGTGCCGGTCCTCCAGCCAGGACTGGAGCGACAGCGGATGCGTCCACGGGAAGGCGCCCTTCCCCCCGAACGTCGTCACGACCGGCGCCGACAGCCGCTCCGCCAGCTGCCGCAGCTTGCCGGACGCGTCCGCCCGTACGACCCCGCCGCCCGCGATGATCGCCGGGCGGGCCGCGGACGCCAGCAGGTGGGCGGCCAGCGCGGTCAGTTCGGGGCGCGGGGGCAGCTCCTCGGGGAAGGCGTCGCCGCCCGTCACCACGGGGATCGAGGTCTCGGCGAGCAGCACGTCCTGGGGGATCTCCACCCACACCGGGCCGTGCGGGGCGGTCAGCGCGGACTGCCAGGCGGCGGCGACGGCGGAGGGGATCTGGGACTGCGTACGGACGGTGTGGACGGACTTGACGACGCCCCTGAACGAGGCCGACTGGTCGGGGAGTTCGTGGAGGTAGCCGTGGCGTCCGCCGCCCAGGCCGGCGGTCGGGACCTGGCTGCTGATCGCCAGCACCGGGGCCGAGGCCGCCGCCGCCTCCTGCAGCGCGGCCAGTGACGTCAGCGCGCCGGGGCCCGTCGACAGGAGCAGCGGGGCCGCCTCGCCGGTGATGCGGCCGTACGCGTCCGCCGCGAACCCGGCGTTGTTCTCCACCCGCAGGCCGATGTACCGCAGGTCGGAGCGGCGCAGCGCGTCGAACATGCCGAGCGCGTGCTGGCCGGGCAGCCCGAAGACCGTCGTCGCGCCGAGCCCGGCCAGCGTCTCCACGACCAGGTCTCCGCCGTTGCGGCCGGGGGGAGGGTTCAGCGCGGCCTCCGTCTGGGCGGCCGTCGGGCGGAGTACCAAGTCGTGGTCGTGGGTCACTGCGCTGCCTTCTCCTGCTCTTCCCGCTTCGCCCGCGCGATCTGGCGGGACATGATCGTGGTGAGTTCGTACGCCGTGTGCGAGGCGGCCACCGCGGTGATCTCGGCGTGATCGTACGCGGGCGCCACCTCGACGACGTCGGCGGAGACCAGGTTGC from the Streptomyces sp. NBC_00310 genome contains:
- a CDS encoding FAD-dependent monooxygenase; protein product: MTRHEVYDAVVAGGGPAGAVAALVLARAGRRVAIVDDPPAPGAGAHKIGESLPSAAAPLLRDLNLWPDGTAPPHLRSTGMSVSWGSPALHERGPVQDPYGAGWQLDRLRFDTFLREAAHAAGAEPLHGRAVDAVDDGPGLRLLVRQGGSTRELRCSWAVDATGRRAALARRRAVRRREDRLVAAHVLMPRHRPSTAGESDREARTVVEAVPGGWWYTTLTPVGRIVAHLTDPDLADPRLRTPDGFLRAALRTRYIGARLTSRDLADPPVPRWSAAHGLRLTPYGGRGWIAAGDAALAFDPLSSQGILTALHGGARAGLATALCLAGAPPRPVLASYTDFLDGVATAYVRHRAEAYTAETRWPELPFWQRRGAVRRRAGQGPHD
- a CDS encoding LodA/GoxA family CTQ-dependent oxidase, which translates into the protein MAVISASSSSGPSENDDQSVPDCSSDPGAALKDMFVDRSQGDRIARGQDPVERPVFLKPHGTARGTLTVRADLPDELRVGFLEFARQRPEGLTAWVRFSSDTVPSRPDLLTTLGVGVKLFGVPGAKLLDGERDADTQDLLMQNHDVFFVDTARDMCEFTRAGVVHHDYESYLRDHPVTRRILDDMAKTEDSVLTATYWGVLPYAFGTESAESAESTERFVKYKLVPAGCAPADPAATPPEENPGYLGTDLAHRLAAGDAAFDLLVQFRTDAEAMPLDRATVRWDETVSAPVPVARLTLNRQDVRGRGQSAYGANLAFNPWHSLAEHRPVGSIAEARRTVYKASADRRRDAGGIPAAEPGPARPPSTEPPGRDTRVVRAAIHPAIGVARVGDSADGFVLAPETEDEPPLPTGSYKDATGALKRQAARFRIYGYNAAGEPVAELTADNAEVRWTVHVANKKAAWYQFQLALDIPEAARAEESQLRNPLVAGPDRGRLVIDPGSRSVRGRDRAGGPELRFDTGRFLRIPVYLGELRTDGAGRLIFLGGRGVAESVDFKEAEDFANNDGWYDDISDGPVTAEVRVDGRVLPVEPAWVVVGPPNYAPELKSVRTLYDLLRDAFVTAGTLPEPKKVSFTHDILPILRRLCDLQWVNQGLATLFGHGGREHFLDPDLLAALADPGARHEELRRQISKAMRDPDRDGTSPIPWPPVYGDAMSLPAVSARQYLALSPLQTRLLARWTRGEFVPDLAPGAAATPKPLDRLPLADRPAALDRAALSFCLADAFHPGCEITWPMRHTTLYSAPFRIRHLPPGPDRMYGRVLTPQTALAYDGPLYAQGPGHLTRWMAVPWQTDTASCRSGYESRYDPYLPTFWPARVPNHVLAEEDYLIAVDTTRPREERLAAFARRAPWDRWLPKPYKATINAMVKDFGRLGLVERRPGATDDPLLPAEMLVESEVSFPAEPAPPRGRNLLSLHVPLAADERLREAVLATAVALAEEPDEELSAGYIAKVARFPGNR
- a CDS encoding YncE family protein codes for the protein MATEHDSRDRLAAERADMPLVRLLEAARERGREVARPPSTTTPPAPRAVTTIRVGESPHSVAVSPDGTRLHVTDFRADSVVVVDLSREEVVDTITVDEGPYGVAASPDGTRLHVTVPNARLLLKIELPDDVSGSHFGQAPYGVAACADGQRVCLALALEDRVWVTDQFAMGDFATVPDLDFPVGVAVSPDQKYLYVTHYFSGKVSVVDLDRTAVVSTIPVATGPYGVAVTHDGARLYVAHFPYDTVSVIDIARGEVVDTIPVADGPRGVAVSPDGSRLYVTNFFAGTVSVISL
- a CDS encoding thiamine pyrophosphate-binding protein — its product is MTHDHDLVLRPTAAQTEAALNPPPGRNGGDLVVETLAGLGATTVFGLPGQHALGMFDALRRSDLRYIGLRVENNAGFAADAYGRITGEAAPLLLSTGPGALTSLAALQEAAAASAPVLAISSQVPTAGLGGGRHGYLHELPDQSASFRGVVKSVHTVRTQSQIPSAVAAAWQSALTAPHGPVWVEIPQDVLLAETSIPVVTGGDAFPEELPPRPELTALAAHLLASAARPAIIAGGGVVRADASGKLRQLAERLSAPVVTTFGGKGAFPWTHPLSLQSWLEDRHTTDFLEDADVLLVVGSGLGELSSNYHTFRPRGRVIQIEADLGKLESNHPALGIHADARLALTALLETIEETREDESAPERVRGVLGKVRERIDAQQLTLEQNLLASIRRALPPRAPSFWDMTILAYWAWSAFDPRGANTMHSAQGSGGLGYAFPAALGAAVADPTHPVLAVSGDGGALYSIAELATARQYDLDVTWLIVDDGGYGILREYMTDAFGEATGTELTRPDYVALAESFGVPGLRTSPETLADDLAKSLATPGPSVVVLPAVLRMFAPTHARD